A stretch of Flavobacterium sp. N2270 DNA encodes these proteins:
- a CDS encoding dipeptidase — translation MENIKQYVQENKQRFIDELIELLKIPSVSADSAFSHDVIMTAEAVKASLEKAGCDFVELCETPGYPIVYGEKIIDKSLPTVLVYGHYDVQPADPVELWTSPPFEPVIKTTDIHPDGAIFARGACDDKGQMYMHVKAFEYMITTNTLPCNVKFMIEGEEEVGSKSLGWFVERNQEKLANDVILISDTGMISNSQPSITTGLRGLSYVEVEVTGPNRDLHSGLYGGAVANPINILTKMIASLHDENNHITIPGFYDNVEELSLEERAEMAKAPFSLEKYKQSIDIGDVYGEKGYTTNERNSIRPTLDVNGIWGGYTGEGAKTVIASKAFAKISMRLVPNQDWEEITELFKKHFESIAPASVKVVVKPHHGGQGYVTPIDSVGYRAANKAYTETFGVPAIPVRSGGSIPIVALFEKELKSKTILMGFGLDSDAIHSPNEHFGVFNYLKGIETIPLFYKYFTEMNK, via the coding sequence ATGGAAAATATTAAACAATACGTTCAGGAGAACAAACAACGATTTATAGATGAGTTAATAGAATTATTAAAAATTCCTTCTGTGAGTGCTGATAGTGCTTTTTCACATGATGTAATAATGACAGCGGAAGCAGTAAAAGCTAGTTTGGAAAAAGCAGGTTGTGATTTTGTTGAATTATGTGAAACTCCTGGATATCCAATTGTTTATGGAGAAAAAATAATTGATAAAAGTCTGCCAACAGTTTTAGTCTACGGACATTATGATGTACAACCAGCCGACCCAGTTGAACTTTGGACTTCTCCACCTTTTGAACCTGTTATAAAAACAACCGATATTCATCCGGATGGGGCTATTTTTGCCCGTGGAGCGTGTGATGATAAAGGTCAAATGTATATGCACGTGAAAGCTTTTGAATACATGATTACTACAAATACTTTGCCTTGTAATGTAAAATTCATGATTGAAGGTGAAGAAGAAGTAGGGTCTAAAAGTTTAGGTTGGTTTGTAGAACGCAATCAAGAGAAATTAGCAAACGATGTTATTTTGATTTCTGATACTGGAATGATTTCAAATTCACAACCATCAATCACAACAGGTTTACGTGGTTTAAGTTATGTAGAAGTAGAAGTTACGGGTCCAAATAGAGATTTGCATTCAGGTTTATACGGTGGAGCAGTAGCAAACCCAATTAATATTTTAACCAAAATGATTGCTTCATTACATGATGAAAATAATCATATAACAATACCTGGTTTTTATGATAATGTTGAAGAATTATCATTAGAAGAAAGAGCTGAAATGGCTAAAGCACCATTTTCATTAGAAAAATATAAACAATCTATCGATATTGGAGATGTTTATGGTGAAAAAGGGTACACTACAAATGAACGCAATTCTATTCGTCCAACATTAGATGTAAATGGAATTTGGGGTGGTTATACTGGTGAAGGAGCAAAAACTGTTATTGCGAGTAAAGCATTTGCTAAAATTTCAATGCGTTTAGTTCCAAATCAAGATTGGGAAGAAATTACAGAATTGTTTAAAAAACATTTTGAAAGTATAGCGCCAGCCTCTGTAAAAGTTGTAGTAAAACCACATCATGGAGGTCAAGGGTATGTTACGCCAATTGATAGTGTTGGTTATAGAGCAGCTAACAAAGCATATACAGAAACGTTTGGTGTTCCTGCAATTCCAGTTCGTTCTGGCGGAAGTATTCCTATTGTGGCTTTATTTGAAAAGGAATTAAAGAGTAAAACAATATTAATGGGCTTTGGGTTAGATAGTGATGCAATACATTCTCCAAACGAACATTTTGGAGTGTTCAA